The following proteins are encoded in a genomic region of Magallana gigas chromosome 1, xbMagGiga1.1, whole genome shotgun sequence:
- the LOC136272686 gene encoding uncharacterized protein: MIKCIDLLMQKRSDANVCGKYLFARPSPSTRTLRASDVLNEICGKIELRYGNIITYTNLRKHIATMAQIHELSENGQDQLAKFLGHDIRIHREIYRQPLDIIQKTKISKMLMLINEGKNVTEMPFNNQEEVKEIDGSCADESDGEMDYQTDKDSLHNKSAQEKRKAPPDGRSTDEISAGKRHKTQKKPWNPSEMNSVNKHFSHFIAMSKVPGKNDIENVLKKDKILSKRTWRNVKDQVYNLIKNKENADFLSLFTLIMK, translated from the exons atgattaaatgcattgatCTCTTAATGCAGAAAAGAAGTGATGCAAATGTATgtggaaaatatttatttgctaGACCATCACCCTCCACACGAACACTAAGGGCAAGTGACgtattgaatgaaatatgtGGGAAAATAGAATTGCGCTATGGAAATATTATAACCTATACAAACCTCAGAAAACACATTGCCACAATGGCACAAATCCATGAGCTTAGTGAAAACGGTCAGGACCAGTTAGCCAAATTCCTTGGCCATGACATAAGAATCCACAGAGAAATTTATCGGCAACCATTGGATATCATTCAAAAAACAAAGATTTCCAAGATGTTGATGCTAATTAACGAGGGGAAAAATGTCACAGAGATGCCCTTTAATAATCAGG AGGAGGTAAAGGAAATTGACGGGTCCTGTGCTGATGAGAGTGATGGAGAAATGGATTACCAGACTGATAAAGACAGTCTTCATAATAAAAGCGCTCAAG AGAAAAGGAAAGCACCCCCTGATGGCAGATCTACCGATGAAATTTCTGCAGGCAAACGTCACAAAACACAGAAAAAACCATGGAATCCATCTGAAATGAATTCAGTCAACAAACATTTTTCCCATTTTATTGCAATGTCCAAAGTTCCTGGCAAGAACGATAtcgagaatgttttaaaaaaggataaaatcCTTTCCAAAAGAACTTGGAGAAATGTGAAAGATCAAGTGTACAACcttataaaaaacaaagaaaatgctgattttttgtctttatttacTTTGATAATGAAGTAA